GATAATCTTATTGACTATCAGTCCGTACTCACAAGCACCCACACGAATTGCTTGATTCAATTTGTTAAAGAGCGTTTGGTTAAGAGCATTTCGTCTCAACCGAGGCGCGCATTCTACGCTTTCCTCATTGCCTGTCAAGCGTTTATTTTGAAGTTTTTTGCGAGAAACTCGTTTAGCTTCAAACACTTGACTCGCTGCGATCTCTCGTAGCGGGAGGCGAATCATACAGCATTCGAAAACGCTGTCAACCACCTCTTTACAACCCTCCACTTTCGACCGAATCGCTCAACCTGTTGATTAACAAGGAGTTTTTCGTTCCGGCTACGCTGGAAGTGGGGCGCATTATAAGGAGATTCGAAACCACGTCAACCGTTAATTTCAACAAAGTGAAACATTCCCTCAAAAACAAAGCGGGGGAGGCCTGCCGGCCTCCCCCGCTTCTATATAGCTACAACGCCGTTCAATCACTCAGGCTTGAGCGTAACCCGGCCAAATGACTTCTTACCCGCCTGGCACACGTGCGTCGCCCCCAATGCAAACATGAAGTCGCGACTAACCACCTCGCCATCAACCTTCACTGCACCACCACTGAGCAAATCCTTGGCTTGAGCCGAGTTTTTCACCAGCCCTGCGCGGTTAAGCACAGCAGCAATCGGCAAGCTCTCAGCCGCAACTACCTCAATCTCCGGCAAGTCCTCTGGCAACTCGCCATCTTTCATGCGATTACCAGCCGCACGATGGGCGTTGGCCGCGGCCTCTTCACCATGGAAGCGAGCCACAATCTCTTCCGCCAGCTTGATCTTGATATCCCGAGGGTTCGCACCCTGCTCAACATCAACGCGGAACTGATCGATCTCTTCCATCGAACGGAAGCTCAGCAGCTCGAAGTAACGCCACATCAGGGTGTCCGGGATCGAAACCAGCTTGCTATACATCACACCTGGCGCTTCCTGGATACCAACATAGTTACCCAGGGACTTGGACATTTTCTTCACGCCATCAAGCCCTTCGAGCAATGGCATGGTTACGATGTTCTGCGCTTCCTGCCCATAAGCACGCTGCAGCTCACGCCCCATCAGCAGATTGAACTTCTGATCGGTACCACCCAGCTCAACGTCAGCCTTCAGCGCCACCGAGTCATAGCCTTGCACCAGCGGGTACAGGAACTCATGGATAGCAATCGGCTGGTTGGAGGTGTAACGCTTGTCGAAGTCAT
The genomic region above belongs to Pseudomonas sp. PSKL.D1 and contains:
- the tyrS gene encoding tyrosine--tRNA ligase, with protein sequence MKSVEEQLALIKRGAEEVLVESELVEKLKRGQPLRIKAGFDPTAPDLHLGHTVLINKLRQFQELGHQVIFLIGDFTGMIGDPSGKSATRPPLTREQVLDNAETYKQQVFKILDPAKTEVAFNSTWMDTLTPADFIRLASQYTVARMLERDDFDKRYTSNQPIAIHEFLYPLVQGYDSVALKADVELGGTDQKFNLLMGRELQRAYGQEAQNIVTMPLLEGLDGVKKMSKSLGNYVGIQEAPGVMYSKLVSIPDTLMWRYFELLSFRSMEEIDQFRVDVEQGANPRDIKIKLAEEIVARFHGEEAAANAHRAAGNRMKDGELPEDLPEIEVVAAESLPIAAVLNRAGLVKNSAQAKDLLSGGAVKVDGEVVSRDFMFALGATHVCQAGKKSFGRVTLKPE